From a region of the Etheostoma cragini isolate CJK2018 chromosome 20, CSU_Ecrag_1.0, whole genome shotgun sequence genome:
- the LOC117936241 gene encoding uncharacterized protein LOC117936241 has product MDRAKKFKWKFLLLFIATLISFLWLTVRTPRVYKPTSKLYEFPKTCFSRISEQTITPLNNTKHLLVSAYMDQRQKGFDIRILGIFKRDSIQPLYCLFCCAGRLSSKTSPTTILEHSDNFGFPFITTDIMCQIPQNCFATHVSILTQPDNVKVFNHTWLPIRNQKTNEKKEKPSQFNFTVCISNLFGDYNNVLQFAQTLEMYRLLGVDRVVIYNTSCGPDLDRLLQSYSREGFVEMVPWPIDQHLNPSRGWLFSQSGGDVHYFGQLTTLNECIYRSMDRSRYVLLNDIDEIIMPYQHNNLMSLMDMLQQQHPNTGVFLIENHIYPKRPFGGNEKDPLHQWKGVPGFNILEHVYREEPNRNIYHPHKLIVQPRMVQQTSIHEVLKMFGEKFKVPPDICRIIHSPISMPRPPEQVHLDTRLWDFTDKLLPRVTTVLRRAGLLGSQGQDEDVI; this is encoded by the exons ATGGACAGggcaaaaaaattcaaatggaAATTCCTTCTTCTCTTCATTGCTACCCTCATCTCCTTCCTGTGGCTCACTGTGAGGACACCCAGGGTGTATAAGCCCACCTCTAAGCTGTATGAGTTTCCGAAAACTTGCTTCTCGCGGATCTCTGAGCAGACCATCACCCCCCTCAACAATACCAAGCACTTACTGGTGTCAGCCTACATGGACCAGCGACAGAAAGGCTTCGATATACGCATACTTGGCATATTTAAGAGAGACTCCATCCAACCCCTTTACTGTCTTTTCTGCTGTGCAGGCCGGTTATCAAGTAAAACAAGTCCAACAACAATTTTAGAGCACTCAGACAACTTTGGTTTCCCCTTTATCACCACAGATATAATGTGTCAGATTCCTCAAAACTGCTTTGCGACCCATGTCAGTATCCTGACTCAGCCAGACAACGTGAAAGTATTTAACCATACTTGGCTTCCTATTAGAAACCAGAAGACCAATGAGAAGAAGGAGAAACCGTCGCAGTTTAACTTCACTGTCTGCATCTCCAACCTGTTTGGAGACTACAACAATGTGCTTCAGTTTGCACAGACCCTGGAGATGTACAG GTTGCTGGGTGTGGACAGAGTGGTGATCTATAACACCAGCTGCGGCCCAGACCTCGACCGCCTGCTGCAGAGCTACAGTCGGGAGGGCTTCGTGGAGATGGTTCCTTGGCCCATCGACCAACACCTGAATCCATCTCGAGGCTGGCTCTTCTCGCAGAGCGGAGGGGACGTGCACTACTTTGGCCAGCTGACCACGCTTAATGAGTGCATTTACAGATCCATGGACCGCTCACGCTACGTCCTGTTGAACGACATCGATGAGATCATAATGCCATACCAACACAACAACCTGATGTCTCTGATGGACATGCTCCAACAGCAGCATCCAAAT ACGGGGGTTTTTCTCATTGAGAACCATATATATCCCAAAAGACCATTTGGGGGAAATGAAAAGGATCCCCTGCATCAATGGAAAGGAGTGCCAGGTTTTAATATTCTGGAGCACGTTTACAGAGAGGAGCCCAACAGAAACATATACCACCCCCACAAGCTGATAGTTCAGCCGAG GATGGTGCAGCAGACCTCAATACATGAAGTGCTCAAGATGTTTGGAGAAAAGTTTAAGGTCCCACCAGACATCTGCCGGATCATTCACTCCCCAATCAGTATGCCACGGCCACCGGAGCAGGTCCACCTGGATACCCGACTGTGGGACTTTACAGATAAACTGCTCCCCAGGGTGACCACTGTGCTGAGGAGGGCGGGGCTGCTGGGGTCACAGGGGCAGGATGAAGACGTCATTTAG